Proteins encoded within one genomic window of Fibrobacter sp. UWR4:
- the purE gene encoding 5-(carboxyamino)imidazole ribonucleotide mutase: MFNYTENAKVGIVAGSKSDQEVVDKISAVLDSFGIKWELNILSAHRTPNATAKYAKEAADRGLQVIIGVAGLAAALPGVLAAHTILPVIGLPCAGGPLNGVDALHSIVQMPGGIPVATVGIGNGKNAGYLAAHIVALSDADVKAKLVAYRKGLGDIGE; the protein is encoded by the coding sequence ATGTTTAACTATACTGAAAATGCAAAGGTCGGCATCGTTGCTGGTAGCAAGAGCGACCAGGAAGTTGTAGACAAGATCTCCGCCGTGCTGGATAGCTTCGGCATCAAGTGGGAATTGAACATTCTCTCCGCACACCGCACTCCAAACGCTACTGCAAAGTACGCCAAGGAAGCTGCCGACCGCGGTCTCCAGGTCATCATCGGTGTTGCTGGTCTCGCCGCCGCTCTTCCGGGCGTGCTGGCTGCCCACACCATTCTCCCCGTAATCGGTCTGCCCTGCGCTGGTGGTCCCCTGAACGGTGTTGACGCTCTCCACTCCATCGTCCAGATGCCCGGTGGCATTCCCGTTGCAACCGTGGGTATCGGTAACGGCAAGAACGCCGGCTACCTGGCTGCCCACATCGTGGCACTCTCCGATGCTGATGTCAAGGCTAAGCTCGTTGCCTACCGCAAGGGCCTGGGCGACATTGGTGAGTAG
- a CDS encoding glycoside hydrolase family 9 protein, with the protein MISKFGLKQFAPLAISALAFATTAFGATAFINQIGYRANDAKEFTLLDGNGPVEIVDANGQTVMTANPSVASFWDASGQNVSLVDFSELKTPGTYAIKVGGQALRGDLNVTDKTFEEVTKAALKWFYYQRASMALDEAYAGKWKRAAGHTNSTIQKHNSAGNGSITSSKGWYDAGDYGRYIVNSGITTYTLLSLFEHYPDYFKTLKWNIPAEGTLPDLLAEIKYNLDWMLTMQDTDGGVFHKMTSLGFPGDVMPAKDTDPIYVIGKGTAATLDFAGVMAAASRVFKTYDADFAAKCLAAAKSAYVWGTQNSNVRFKNPSDVSTGEYGDSYFGDEKLFAGSELYLATHDDSYKQNISEAGVPNWGDVAGLAVYGSATYGANANSKQLLTKLADEFVSRASKGFGVVMGKDDFVWGSNAVAANQGVWLLHAYYLTGEQKYYDAARKVLDYLLGKNPLDMSFMTGFGTKSPKKPHHRPSTSDGVSAPVPGMLVGGPQPGGEDIGSESWECKDYRTGVPATSYTDHNCSYASNEVAINWNAPLAYLAGAIEALNSGYAPSFAAPGVARGGIDAIKPAVSANRPSSEGQVRLRFADQKVFLERNGKRYDLKGMQIK; encoded by the coding sequence ATGATTTCAAAGTTTGGCCTCAAGCAGTTTGCCCCTTTGGCAATTTCTGCCCTGGCTTTCGCCACTACTGCCTTTGGCGCAACCGCTTTCATTAACCAGATTGGTTATCGTGCCAACGATGCCAAGGAATTTACGCTTCTCGATGGTAATGGTCCGGTTGAAATTGTGGATGCTAATGGCCAAACCGTTATGACTGCAAATCCTTCCGTAGCATCTTTTTGGGATGCTAGTGGCCAGAACGTCTCCCTGGTGGATTTTTCTGAATTGAAAACTCCTGGCACTTATGCCATCAAGGTTGGCGGTCAGGCTCTTCGCGGTGATTTGAACGTTACGGATAAAACCTTCGAAGAAGTAACAAAGGCTGCTCTCAAGTGGTTCTACTACCAGCGTGCATCCATGGCTCTGGATGAAGCCTATGCTGGAAAGTGGAAACGTGCCGCGGGTCATACCAACAGCACTATCCAGAAGCATAACTCTGCAGGTAATGGCAGCATTACTTCCTCCAAGGGATGGTATGATGCTGGCGACTATGGCCGTTACATTGTAAACTCCGGTATTACCACTTATACTCTGCTTTCTCTGTTTGAACACTATCCGGACTATTTCAAGACTCTCAAGTGGAACATCCCCGCTGAAGGTACCTTGCCGGATCTTCTTGCCGAAATCAAGTACAATCTTGACTGGATGCTTACCATGCAGGATACTGATGGTGGTGTGTTCCACAAGATGACTTCTCTGGGCTTCCCCGGTGATGTGATGCCGGCTAAGGATACGGATCCTATTTACGTCATTGGTAAGGGCACTGCTGCTACTTTGGATTTTGCTGGCGTAATGGCTGCTGCATCTCGTGTTTTCAAGACTTATGACGCTGACTTTGCTGCCAAGTGCCTGGCTGCCGCCAAGAGTGCATACGTTTGGGGTACTCAGAACTCTAATGTTCGTTTTAAGAACCCCTCCGACGTTTCCACGGGTGAATATGGCGACAGCTACTTTGGCGATGAAAAACTCTTTGCTGGTTCTGAACTTTACCTTGCTACCCATGACGACTCCTATAAGCAGAATATCAGCGAAGCCGGCGTTCCTAACTGGGGCGATGTTGCCGGTCTCGCCGTTTACGGTTCTGCAACTTACGGTGCCAACGCCAATAGCAAGCAGCTTCTGACTAAACTGGCCGATGAATTCGTATCCCGCGCAAGCAAGGGCTTTGGCGTTGTCATGGGCAAGGACGACTTTGTCTGGGGTTCCAACGCGGTTGCTGCAAACCAGGGTGTTTGGCTTCTCCATGCCTATTATCTCACAGGTGAACAGAAATACTATGACGCTGCTCGCAAGGTCTTGGATTATCTCCTTGGCAAGAATCCGCTGGATATGTCCTTCATGACTGGTTTTGGTACCAAGTCCCCTAAGAAGCCTCATCACCGTCCCAGTACTTCCGATGGCGTTTCCGCTCCGGTGCCTGGTATGCTTGTTGGCGGTCCCCAGCCTGGTGGTGAAGACATCGGTTCTGAATCCTGGGAATGTAAGGATTACCGCACGGGAGTTCCCGCAACTTCCTACACCGACCACAATTGTAGCTATGCATCCAACGAAGTGGCTATCAACTGGAATGCTCCTTTGGCATACCTCGCTGGAGCAATTGAAGCTCTTAACTCCGGTTATGCTCCCAGTTTTGCCGCTCCTGGCGTGGCCCGAGGTGGTATTGATGCCATTAAGCCTGCTGTTTCTGCAAATCGTCCGTCTTCTGAAGGACAAGTTCGTCTCCGCTTTGCTGACCAAAAGGTGTTCCTGGAAAGGAATGGCAAGCGTTACGACCTGAAGGGAATGCAGATAAAGTAA
- a CDS encoding DUF3108 domain-containing protein, with protein sequence MRTYMGKGWLDFAFTLVFLFAFLLSAPAFAGEPNLPVVDAPWMKGERLTFSLGWGPITAGTATLEVKPTKDGKTEFYTLAHDEGALKKLYPVSDTIYTRVRNKGLMTEVFRKTLNEGSYHNKSVIRFDRKGEKAWLSDTVFTDDKVRKVKRSADTVLSIQGMEHSIMSAFYLVRTLPLENGKTSKFSAVSGKKRYELKVIVHGRETLKTKLGEFNTVKVEPVLDGDGIFVSKGRIFIWLTDDERRIPVLMECEIALGSIKARLLKME encoded by the coding sequence ATGCGGACTTATATGGGTAAAGGCTGGCTTGACTTTGCGTTCACGCTTGTCTTCTTGTTCGCATTTCTGCTTTCTGCTCCCGCTTTTGCTGGTGAACCGAATCTTCCTGTAGTGGATGCTCCCTGGATGAAGGGCGAACGTCTGACCTTCAGTTTAGGTTGGGGGCCTATTACCGCAGGTACAGCCACCTTGGAAGTAAAACCCACCAAGGATGGTAAGACGGAATTCTACACTCTGGCTCATGATGAGGGGGCTCTCAAGAAGCTGTACCCAGTTTCCGATACGATCTATACCCGCGTCCGTAACAAGGGCTTGATGACGGAAGTGTTCCGTAAGACCTTGAATGAGGGAAGCTACCATAATAAGTCCGTCATTCGTTTTGATCGAAAGGGCGAAAAGGCCTGGCTGTCCGACACCGTTTTCACCGATGACAAAGTCCGTAAGGTGAAGCGTTCTGCTGACACGGTTTTGTCCATTCAGGGGATGGAACATAGTATCATGTCTGCCTTCTATCTCGTTCGTACACTTCCGTTGGAAAATGGCAAAACTTCCAAGTTTTCTGCGGTCAGTGGCAAGAAACGTTACGAATTGAAGGTGATTGTCCATGGTCGAGAGACTCTCAAGACTAAACTTGGGGAGTTTAATACTGTAAAAGTGGAACCGGTTCTGGATGGAGATGGCATTTTTGTGTCAAAGGGCCGTATTTTCATCTGGCTTACCGATGATGAACGTCGTATTCCGGTCTTGATGGAGTGTGAAATAGCTTTGGGTTCTATTAAGGCTAGACTGCTAAAGATGGAATAA
- the rseP gene encoding RIP metalloprotease RseP: protein MEHVLDNVLMFVLGLIGLSFLVTIHELGHFLVAKWNNVKVNTFSVGFGKKLFKFRKGETEYCISAIPFGGYVAMAGENPDSFKDGRAPGERDFTGKSVGARAAIAFAGPFINVVFAFILLMILYMVGVQEPVNKELIIGFVGKESPAATAGIQPGDTITAVNGKPTQGWDDFRELIGVSLGANVELEVHRGGEPLMVTVVPEELVIPAKDSTGSVTKMGIGDIGIFPQNRVVVRDAPFAGSAAEKAGIQALDTLFEINGQHIGRYEDVVRMIDGSKGEEVKVTVIRAGDTLTLPMKAVYNEETKRYMVGIPLGYVLFRETHLVRRGPLEALEKTCATSLKMTTSIFRYFGRLFKGQVKVDAFSGPVSIVAVMGNVWMSGFQDFLMLLALISINLGVMNLLPLAITDGGLLMFLGIEKLRGKPLSTKTQTIIQNVAAAFFISFFVFITILDFGKLSLFLK from the coding sequence ATGGAACATGTCCTTGATAATGTCTTGATGTTTGTGCTGGGCCTCATTGGTCTCAGTTTTTTGGTGACTATTCATGAATTGGGCCATTTTTTGGTGGCTAAGTGGAATAACGTCAAGGTAAATACCTTTAGCGTTGGCTTTGGAAAGAAACTTTTCAAGTTTAGAAAGGGTGAAACAGAATATTGCATTTCTGCGATTCCTTTTGGCGGCTATGTTGCTATGGCCGGTGAAAATCCTGACTCCTTTAAGGATGGCCGAGCTCCTGGTGAACGGGACTTTACTGGCAAGTCCGTGGGGGCTCGTGCTGCGATTGCTTTTGCAGGACCGTTTATCAACGTTGTTTTTGCCTTTATTCTCCTGATGATCCTCTACATGGTGGGTGTGCAGGAACCGGTCAATAAGGAATTGATCATTGGGTTCGTGGGGAAGGAATCTCCTGCAGCAACTGCTGGTATTCAACCTGGGGATACCATTACTGCTGTTAATGGAAAGCCTACTCAGGGATGGGATGATTTCCGTGAATTGATTGGCGTGAGCCTCGGTGCCAATGTGGAACTGGAAGTCCATCGCGGTGGCGAACCTCTGATGGTTACTGTTGTTCCTGAGGAATTGGTCATTCCGGCAAAGGATTCTACTGGCTCTGTAACCAAGATGGGTATTGGCGATATTGGCATTTTCCCGCAGAATCGTGTTGTCGTACGTGATGCTCCTTTTGCAGGATCCGCAGCCGAAAAGGCTGGTATCCAAGCTCTGGATACCCTCTTCGAAATTAATGGACAGCATATTGGCCGCTATGAAGATGTGGTCCGTATGATTGATGGCTCCAAGGGTGAAGAAGTGAAGGTCACTGTCATTCGTGCTGGCGATACCTTGACTCTTCCCATGAAGGCTGTCTACAACGAAGAAACCAAACGCTATATGGTGGGGATCCCTCTTGGTTACGTTCTTTTTAGGGAAACGCATTTGGTTCGTCGTGGTCCTCTCGAAGCTTTGGAAAAGACCTGTGCTACTAGCCTGAAGATGACAACCAGCATCTTCCGCTATTTTGGCCGTCTCTTCAAGGGCCAAGTGAAGGTAGATGCATTCTCCGGACCAGTCTCAATTGTCGCTGTCATGGGTAACGTATGGATGAGTGGTTTCCAGGATTTCCTCATGCTTCTTGCCCTCATCAGCATTAACCTTGGCGTCATGAACTTGCTGCCGCTGGCCATTACCGATGGCGGCCTCCTCATGTTCCTCGGAATAGAAAAGCTCCGCGGTAAACCTTTGTCTACAAAGACTCAAACCATTATCCAGAACGTTGCTGCCGCCTTCTTCATTTCCTTCTTTGTGTTCATCACAATCCTGGATTTCGGAAAGCTGTCCCTGTTCTTGAAATAG
- a CDS encoding 1-deoxy-D-xylulose-5-phosphate reductoisomerase: protein MKNVVLLGATGSIGTSTVDVCLQHSDLFKVYAVAANSSVEKVAEIVRKFHVERVCMFKPEAAKELSAILNMPVLSGMEGLCELAADPKADIIINALMGAVGCLPTITAIEHGKHVALANKETMVMAGPVIWDKLAENPKAFITPIDSEHSAIFQCLADRPNKEVECLEITASGGPFRTWDIERFENITVADALNHPVWSMGRKITIDSASMMNKGLEVLEAHFLFHIPYEQIKVVVHPQSMVHSLVQFRDGSLMAQLGAPDMRIPIQVALTWPERLPLETKRLDLPTLGQLTFFEPDFNKFRCLALAFEAGRRGGVVPAMMNAANEVLVDRFLDGKLKFTDIPRHVETIINGAPNLSGHLTLDQVLEADAEARRLTLDLIK, encoded by the coding sequence ATGAAAAATGTCGTTCTTCTCGGTGCTACTGGTTCCATCGGAACTTCTACTGTAGATGTTTGCCTTCAGCATTCTGACCTCTTCAAGGTTTATGCGGTGGCTGCAAATTCCAGCGTTGAAAAGGTGGCTGAAATTGTCCGCAAGTTCCATGTCGAACGCGTCTGCATGTTCAAGCCCGAAGCCGCCAAGGAACTAAGTGCCATCCTCAACATGCCGGTGCTCTCCGGTATGGAAGGTCTCTGCGAATTGGCCGCCGATCCCAAGGCCGACATTATCATCAACGCCTTGATGGGTGCTGTTGGCTGCCTTCCTACCATTACCGCCATCGAACATGGTAAGCATGTGGCTCTGGCCAACAAGGAAACTATGGTGATGGCCGGCCCCGTTATTTGGGACAAGCTGGCCGAAAATCCCAAGGCATTCATTACTCCCATCGACTCTGAACACAGTGCCATTTTCCAGTGTCTGGCAGACCGCCCTAACAAGGAAGTGGAATGCCTGGAAATCACCGCTTCCGGTGGCCCCTTCCGTACCTGGGATATTGAACGTTTTGAAAACATCACCGTGGCTGACGCCCTCAATCATCCGGTGTGGAGCATGGGCCGTAAGATTACCATTGACTCCGCTTCCATGATGAACAAGGGCCTTGAAGTTCTGGAAGCCCACTTCCTGTTCCACATTCCCTACGAACAGATCAAGGTGGTGGTTCACCCCCAGTCTATGGTACATTCCCTGGTGCAGTTCCGCGACGGTTCCCTGATGGCGCAGCTGGGCGCTCCCGACATGCGCATTCCTATCCAGGTGGCTCTCACTTGGCCGGAACGTCTGCCTCTGGAAACCAAGCGTCTCGATTTGCCCACCCTGGGTCAGCTCACCTTCTTCGAACCGGACTTCAACAAGTTCCGCTGTCTGGCTCTCGCTTTCGAAGCTGGCCGCCGCGGTGGTGTCGTGCCTGCCATGATGAACGCAGCCAACGAAGTCCTGGTGGACCGTTTCCTGGATGGCAAGTTGAAGTTCACCGATATTCCCCGTCATGTGGAAACCATCATCAATGGCGCTCCCAACTTGAGCGGTCACCTGACTCTCGATCAGGTTCTGGAAGCCGACGCAGAAGCCCGCCGCCTGACCCTGGACCTCATCAAGTAA
- the purD gene encoding phosphoribosylamine--glycine ligase — MNILVVGSGGREHAIALAVKKSPMCDTLICAPGNPGMANLGKCIPVDVADPKAIADLAVANNIDLAIIGPEIPLVAGVVDEFRARGLRAFGPTAGAAALEGSKAFSKDIMKKYNVPTAAFETFTDLASAKKFLAEHPAPIVVKASGLAAGKGAIVCMTDKEANDAVEEMLGEKAVFGESGKTVVIEEFMDGEEASIFVVSDGKDYTILSSAQDHKRVFDDDKGPNTGGMGAYSPAPVVTDALLDEVKKTIIEPTLKGMAAEGKPYTGVLYVGIMVTSKGPKVVEYNCRLGDPECQIVLPLYDGDVLALFDAAEKGELAKLGAPKAPKGSAAIVVLASAGYPGSYEKGKVVTGIEEAEKNGAQVLHAGTKMADGKLVTNGGRVFGVVGHGATLQDALNVAYEACEKVQFEGKFYRKDIGKKGLARLAK; from the coding sequence ATGAACATTCTCGTAGTTGGTAGCGGCGGTCGTGAACACGCCATCGCCCTCGCTGTTAAGAAGTCCCCCATGTGCGACACTCTCATTTGCGCACCGGGCAACCCTGGCATGGCAAATCTTGGCAAGTGCATCCCCGTGGATGTAGCCGACCCCAAGGCTATCGCAGACCTGGCTGTGGCAAACAACATTGATCTCGCCATCATCGGACCGGAAATTCCCCTGGTCGCAGGTGTGGTAGACGAATTCCGCGCCCGCGGTCTTCGCGCCTTCGGCCCCACTGCCGGTGCTGCCGCTCTGGAAGGATCCAAGGCTTTCAGTAAGGACATCATGAAGAAGTACAATGTTCCTACTGCTGCTTTCGAAACCTTTACTGACCTCGCTTCCGCCAAGAAGTTCCTGGCCGAACATCCCGCTCCCATCGTGGTGAAGGCTTCCGGCCTTGCCGCTGGTAAGGGCGCCATCGTCTGCATGACCGACAAGGAAGCAAACGACGCTGTGGAAGAAATGCTTGGCGAAAAGGCAGTCTTTGGCGAATCCGGCAAGACTGTGGTGATTGAAGAATTCATGGACGGCGAAGAAGCCTCCATCTTCGTAGTTTCCGACGGCAAGGATTACACCATCCTCTCTTCCGCCCAGGACCACAAGCGCGTCTTCGATGACGACAAGGGCCCCAACACCGGTGGAATGGGTGCCTACTCTCCGGCTCCGGTCGTTACCGACGCCCTGCTGGACGAAGTGAAGAAGACCATTATCGAACCTACCCTCAAGGGTATGGCTGCCGAAGGCAAGCCCTACACTGGCGTGCTCTATGTGGGCATCATGGTAACTTCCAAGGGTCCCAAGGTTGTGGAATACAACTGCCGTCTGGGTGACCCGGAATGCCAGATTGTTCTGCCTCTCTATGATGGCGATGTTCTCGCATTATTCGACGCTGCTGAAAAGGGCGAACTGGCTAAGCTTGGCGCTCCCAAGGCTCCCAAGGGTTCCGCTGCAATCGTGGTTCTCGCAAGCGCAGGTTACCCCGGCTCCTACGAAAAGGGCAAGGTAGTTACCGGTATTGAAGAAGCCGAAAAGAATGGCGCACAGGTTCTCCACGCTGGTACCAAGATGGCCGATGGCAAGCTGGTCACCAACGGCGGCCGCGTGTTCGGTGTCGTGGGGCATGGCGCCACCCTGCAGGACGCTCTGAACGTTGCTTACGAAGCCTGCGAAAAGGTGCAGTTCGAAGGCAAGTTCTACCGCAAGGACATTGGTAAGAAGGGCCTGGCCCGTCTGGCAAAGTAA
- the galE gene encoding UDP-glucose 4-epimerase GalE — MNILLTGGAGYIGSHTIVELDKAGHSVVVVDNLVNSSEESLRRVSQIIGKPVPFVKADVRNAVAMNDVFNEYSIDACIHFAGLKAVGESVAKPLEYYENNMNATFVLLDVMRKHNCKNFIFSSSATVYGDPAIIPITEECPKGQCTNPYGKTKSMLEEVLMDLQKADPEWNVVLLRYFNPIGAHQSGLIGENPNGIPNNLMPYITQTAVGRRAELGVFGNDYDTPDGTGVRDYIHVCDLANGHVCALQAIERKCGLAIYNLGTGHGYSVLDVVHAFEKANNLKVPYSIKPRRPGDIATCYCDPAKAKAELGWEAKYGIEEMCRDSWNFQKNNPEGY, encoded by the coding sequence ATGAATATTCTTCTTACCGGTGGTGCTGGCTATATTGGTAGCCATACGATTGTTGAATTGGATAAGGCTGGCCACTCCGTCGTGGTTGTTGATAATCTTGTAAATTCAAGCGAAGAATCCCTTCGTCGTGTGTCTCAGATTATTGGAAAGCCGGTACCCTTTGTAAAGGCCGACGTTCGTAACGCTGTTGCCATGAACGATGTGTTCAATGAATATTCCATTGATGCTTGCATTCATTTTGCTGGACTCAAGGCTGTTGGCGAATCTGTTGCCAAGCCGCTTGAGTATTACGAGAACAACATGAATGCTACCTTCGTCCTGCTGGACGTGATGCGTAAGCACAACTGCAAAAACTTCATCTTCTCTTCTTCTGCAACGGTGTACGGCGATCCTGCTATTATCCCCATTACGGAAGAATGTCCCAAGGGTCAGTGCACCAATCCCTATGGCAAGACCAAGTCCATGCTGGAAGAAGTTCTGATGGACTTGCAGAAGGCCGACCCGGAATGGAACGTGGTTCTGCTCCGCTACTTCAATCCCATTGGCGCCCATCAGAGCGGTCTCATTGGCGAAAATCCCAATGGCATTCCCAACAACTTGATGCCTTACATCACCCAGACTGCAGTAGGCCGCCGTGCAGAACTTGGGGTGTTCGGTAACGACTACGATACTCCTGATGGCACAGGCGTACGCGACTACATCCACGTTTGCGACTTGGCTAACGGTCATGTTTGCGCTTTGCAGGCTATTGAACGTAAGTGTGGTCTCGCTATTTACAACTTGGGTACGGGTCACGGCTATTCTGTGCTGGATGTTGTCCACGCCTTTGAAAAGGCAAACAACCTGAAGGTCCCTTATAGCATCAAGCCCCGCCGTCCGGGCGATATCGCTACTTGCTACTGCGATCCCGCAAAGGCCAAGGCCGAACTGGGTTGGGAAGCAAAGTACGGCATCGAAGAAATGTGCCGCGATTCCTGGAACTTCCAGAAGAATAACCCTGAGGGGTATTAG